One window from the genome of Enterobacter asburiae encodes:
- the dsbG gene encoding thiol:disulfide interchange protein DsbG produces MKKLLLLSALATSGLVQAADAIPEVVKHFGEQQNIKIIKKLDAPGGAPAWLGQYQDMGVTLFLTPDGKHVISGYLYDDKGKNLSEGYFQKEIYAPMGREMWKNLNAAHPLKEGADNAPRKVFVFADPFCPYCKQFWAEAQPWVKAGKVQLNTLLVAFLNPNSGRNAAAILNAKDPVSAWREYELSGGKKLPKPDGEASRETVAILQKHQTLMDSLGANATPAIYYLNAENELQQVVGMPDAQQLEAMFGPKP; encoded by the coding sequence ATGAAAAAATTACTGTTACTTTCAGCGCTGGCGACGTCAGGGCTGGTACAGGCCGCTGATGCCATACCGGAGGTGGTGAAGCACTTCGGCGAGCAGCAGAACATTAAAATCATTAAGAAGCTGGATGCACCCGGCGGGGCACCGGCCTGGCTGGGGCAGTATCAGGACATGGGCGTGACGCTGTTTTTAACCCCGGACGGCAAGCACGTCATCTCAGGCTATCTGTACGATGACAAAGGGAAAAACCTCAGCGAAGGCTATTTCCAGAAAGAGATTTACGCCCCGATGGGACGCGAGATGTGGAAGAACCTCAACGCGGCGCATCCCCTGAAGGAAGGGGCGGATAACGCTCCGCGTAAGGTCTTTGTGTTTGCCGATCCGTTCTGTCCGTACTGCAAGCAGTTCTGGGCCGAAGCGCAGCCGTGGGTGAAGGCGGGCAAGGTTCAGCTCAACACGCTGCTGGTGGCGTTTCTCAACCCCAACAGCGGACGTAACGCCGCCGCGATTCTGAATGCGAAAGATCCGGTTTCGGCCTGGCGCGAATACGAGCTTTCCGGTGGGAAAAAATTGCCCAAGCCAGACGGCGAGGCTTCCCGTGAAACGGTAGCTATCCTGCAGAAGCACCAGACGCTGATGGACAGCCTGGGCGCTAACGCCACGCCGGCCATTTACTATCTGAATGCGGAAAATGAGCTGCAGCAGGTGGTCGGTATGCCGGATGCGCAGCAGCTTGAGGCGATGTTTGGGCCGAAGCCGTAA